From Salinirubellus salinus, the proteins below share one genomic window:
- a CDS encoding sensor histidine kinase, with protein sequence MPDVTIIRVTDETLEARIREFIRDTPEAVTIETISVVDDPFSEPEDDGTGGLVLSANGSGISLGGDADEPSQQSEQSQTFDADIAHDLRGPLSVAGGYIELARETGDLSHLHSATEALNRANQLLTHLQELSSEGRMVADPEPADIAVLARAAWRAVPTGDVTLEVTSTRTLMADKTRLQELFENLFCNVVEHAGSGITVRVGSTDGGFYVEDDGVGISESEREAVFETGYSGGVGTGQGLAIVERIAEAHGWRVELLEATDGGARFEFANVEMA encoded by the coding sequence ATGCCCGACGTTACTATCATCCGCGTCACGGACGAGACACTCGAAGCACGCATCCGCGAGTTCATACGGGATACCCCCGAGGCGGTCACTATCGAGACGATATCTGTCGTTGACGACCCGTTTTCGGAGCCGGAAGACGACGGAACGGGTGGACTCGTTCTGTCGGCCAACGGCTCTGGTATCTCTCTCGGAGGTGACGCTGACGAACCATCCCAACAGAGCGAGCAAAGCCAGACGTTCGATGCGGATATCGCACACGACCTTCGGGGGCCACTCTCGGTGGCTGGTGGCTACATCGAACTGGCTCGCGAGACGGGAGACCTATCGCATCTCCACAGCGCTACCGAAGCCCTCAACCGAGCCAACCAATTGCTCACCCATCTTCAGGAACTGTCCAGCGAGGGGCGAATGGTCGCCGACCCAGAACCCGCCGACATAGCAGTACTGGCGAGAGCGGCGTGGCGTGCCGTCCCAACCGGCGACGTGACGCTGGAGGTCACATCAACACGGACACTCATGGCGGATAAGACCCGGCTCCAAGAACTGTTCGAGAACCTGTTTTGTAACGTGGTCGAGCACGCTGGCTCCGGTATCACGGTCAGGGTCGGCTCCACGGACGGTGGGTTCTACGTCGAAGACGACGGCGTTGGCATCTCGGAATCCGAGCGTGAGGCGGTATTCGAGACGGGGTACTCGGGCGGTGTCGGGACGGGGCAGGGGTTAGCCATCGTTGAGCGCATCGCCGAGGCGCACGGCTGGCGTGTCGAGTTGCTGGAGGCCACAGACGGTGGAGCACGCTTCGAGTTCGCGAACGTCGAGATGGCCTGA
- a CDS encoding tyrosine-type recombinase/integrase, whose translation MVKRSSAHGPLGEWARRIWFRATGLEPKHIDSAVEEFLTARSEEGYRSVNDHRSSLGFFSRWCAEVGVQTTAGLTYESLKQYRNWRRYEAPVRVDELDITSVNTQMKRVKTFLQYCEREGHVAEGFPEVISKLRLKDDGDARSTILEPERAVEILEYLEQYHYASREHVVMALIALSGGRLGDVRALDLCDVNFSSEPPRLEFNHRPEEGTPLKNDKEGERYVALSEKGVSLIRDYRDKNRTKVKDEHGRDPLITTSHGRISGSTIRKYSYMWTRPCVVSGECPIGRKPATCEAIDNAKASKCPESRSPHPVRRGYITHEATVGTALHDISDECDVSIDVMEKHYNRATKEQKLTGRHERRSQNNKPTYGETSAEDSPDDGSDGDEGAAPAATV comes from the coding sequence ATGGTCAAACGCAGTAGCGCACACGGCCCGCTCGGAGAGTGGGCACGTCGAATCTGGTTCCGGGCCACTGGTCTGGAGCCCAAGCACATTGACTCAGCGGTAGAAGAGTTCCTCACCGCTCGAAGCGAGGAAGGCTACCGGTCAGTAAACGACCACCGAAGCTCATTGGGCTTCTTCAGCCGTTGGTGCGCCGAGGTCGGAGTACAAACGACGGCAGGGCTGACTTACGAGAGTTTGAAGCAGTATCGAAACTGGCGGCGCTATGAGGCCCCAGTTCGGGTTGATGAGCTGGACATCACGTCGGTCAACACCCAGATGAAGCGGGTTAAAACGTTCTTACAGTACTGTGAACGGGAAGGGCACGTGGCTGAGGGCTTCCCCGAGGTGATATCGAAACTTCGGCTGAAAGACGATGGTGATGCACGTAGCACGATACTTGAGCCCGAACGAGCGGTTGAGATACTCGAATATCTTGAACAATACCACTACGCGAGCAGAGAGCATGTGGTGATGGCCTTGATTGCGTTATCGGGAGGTCGACTCGGAGATGTCCGTGCCTTGGACCTCTGTGACGTGAACTTCAGTAGTGAGCCGCCACGGTTGGAGTTCAACCATCGACCGGAGGAGGGCACGCCGCTTAAAAACGATAAAGAGGGAGAGCGGTATGTTGCACTCTCCGAGAAAGGTGTCAGCCTGATACGCGACTACAGGGATAAGAACCGGACGAAGGTTAAGGACGAGCACGGTCGGGACCCGCTCATCACGACATCTCATGGTCGAATCAGTGGCTCTACCATCCGAAAGTACAGTTACATGTGGACTCGCCCGTGTGTTGTCTCAGGGGAGTGCCCCATTGGTCGCAAACCGGCAACTTGCGAAGCCATAGACAACGCAAAGGCGTCGAAGTGTCCTGAAAGCCGCTCGCCGCACCCGGTTCGTCGGGGTTACATTACGCACGAAGCGACTGTTGGGACAGCCCTCCACGACATCAGCGACGAGTGTGATGTCTCAATTGACGTGATGGAGAAGCACTACAACCGAGCCACGAAAGAGCAGAAGTTGACTGGACGGCACGAACGCCGCTCACAAAACAACAAGCCCACATACGGGGAGACATCTGCCGAGGATTCCCCGGATGACGGGTCCGATGGCGACGAGGGGGCAGCTCCCGCCGCAACTGTTTGA